The Oncorhynchus masou masou isolate Uvic2021 unplaced genomic scaffold, UVic_Omas_1.1 unplaced_scaffold_653, whole genome shotgun sequence nucleotide sequence gagaaacagacagagagagagagaaaaaagcgagagagagagagagagagaggagagagagaggagagagagagagagagagagagagagagagggagagagagagacagacagagagagagagagagaagagagagagagagagagagagagagagagagagagagagagagagagagagagagattatttaaATATACTGTTAATATTATTGAAATATAAACATTAAGATTATACAATATGTTTTGTTGCTATCTATCTTCTGTTTTTAGTTATTATAAATGCATTTGAAAAAATACTATGTGAATAGCGTAGGGTTACCAAACACGTGGACTCCAAATCAAGATGGCCACCCAAAATAAAACTACAACACCCACTCTGACTGTAGTCTGCTCTCTGCTGTCACTTCCCCTGCTGGTCGTCCTGTTCAGAGGAACCTGAGTCTCAGTTGGAgctgcagaggaagagaaatcGCCATCAAAACAACAAGTTTGAGGTTAAACGAGGACACATCAGTTAAAAGATAGTAGATGTTTACATATTGTTGTTAAAATCCTAGGTAATTATTTCAATAATATGTTAGACTGATTAGTATTACCCAGAGTTAAAACATGAATGAGTGATGAGTGAATCCTGACTGAGGAGGAGTTTACCTGTTGTTCTGCAGAAGGAGTAGacacaggtggaggagaggagagaggagaggagagcagacacAGGACACAGACTGAACAGCAACATCCAACACAGACCACAGTCCAcatcaggggaggaggaggaggactcagGAGGACTGACGTCTGGACACAACATTAAACAGAAACAGAACTACACTATTAGAAACAATCAAGACCTTCTCAATGATATATTGATAGTCATGACTCTTGgttgtttaaaaatgaatttgAGGAGACATTTGATGAGTTTAGATTAGTCTCAGAGAGTTAATTCAAAATAAGTTACACACCAATACTAATACAATATTAATAACACCAAAGATACAGACAGAAGATAAAGACAGAATTATAACTGTTCTTACCAAGTGAAATCCGAGTGGTGATGTTTCCATAGTGGTACAACTCTTTATATTTAATTCCTCCTTTACCTCCAACATCCACGACCTTGTTCTCCTTCGTCCCACAGTAGTAGAGTCCCAGGTCAGACTCAGTGATGTTCTCAATCAGTAGATCATAGGAGTTGTTAGAGGGGTTCCACACCAAATTATATCCAGTGAAAGGGTTGGGATTATCAGAAATGTCCTGAAGATTTTGGTGAAAGTAATACGTTGAAATAACTAGAGGAGGCTGGTACTTGTGAGAACAGTTCCTATACCACGTAATATAAACTCCAGTAGTCATGATACAGTCACAGTAGAGAGTGATGTTGTCTCCTGGTCTGACTCTCAGCtccacctctgctgcagagatcCCATCCTGACTGGAGgacacagcacctacagggagcagaggaacagtgttaggatgaactgactggaggaaacagcacctacagggagcagaggaacagtgttaggatgaactgactggaggaaacagcacctacagggagcagaggaacagtgttaggatgaactgactggaggaaacagcacctacagctagcagaggaacagtgttaggatgaactgactggaggacacagcacctacaggtagcagaggaacagtgttaggatgaactgactggaggacacagcacctacaggtagcagaggaacagtgttaggatgaactgactggaggaaacagcacctacagggagcagaggaacagtgttaggatgaactgactggaggaaacagcacctacagggagcagaggaacagtgttaggatgaactgactggaggaaacagcacctacagggagcagaggaacagtgttaggatgaactgactggaggacacagcacctacaggtagcagaggaacagtgttaggatgaactgactggaggacacagcacctacaggtagcagaggaacagtgttaggatgaactgactggaggaaacagcacctacagggagcagaggaacagtgttaggatgaactgactggaggaaacagcacctacagggagcagaggaacagtgttaggatgaactgactggaggaaacagcacctacagggagcagaggaacagtgttaggatgaactgactggaggaaacagcacctacaggtagcagaggaacagtgttaggatgaactgactggaggaaacagcacctacagggagcagaggaacagtgttaggatgaactgactggaggaaacagcacctacagggagcagaggaacagtgttaggatgaactgactggaggaaacagcacctacaggtagcagaggaacagtgttaggatgaactgactggaggaaacagcacctacagggagcagaggaacagtgttaggatgaactgactggaggaaacagcacctacaggtagcagaggaacagtgttaggatgaactgactggaggaaacagcacctacaggtagcagaggaacagtgttaggatgaactgactggaggaaacagcacctacaggtagcagaggaacagtgttaggatgaactgactggaggaaacagcacctacagggagcagaggaacagtgttaggatgaactgac carries:
- the LOC135536711 gene encoding uncharacterized protein LOC135536711 — protein: MDRLCVALITFLCAVSSSQDGISAAEVELRVRPGDNITLYCDCIMTTGVYITWYRNCSHKYQPPLVISTYYFHQNLQDISDNPNPFTGYNLVWNPSNNSYDLLIENITESDLGLYYCGTKENKVVDVGGKGGIKYKELYHYGNITTRISLDVSPPESSSSSPDVDCGLCWMLLFSLCPVSALLSSLLSSTCVYSFCRTTAPTETQVPLNRTTSRGSDSREQTTVREEGDLFYASLDIRQGQKRPKKKKTTKNSDFSTYSDINTSRV